A single window of Candidatus Synechococcus calcipolaris G9 DNA harbors:
- a CDS encoding ImmA/IrrE family metallo-endopeptidase has protein sequence MILQREVTIQFFQNLSPHTDPCSNFFREGKPMTQALTMSAILSKVAQLGFPKKYIKEMGLPSWWADELNKNPASVLEGAGHIAQRLNLDLKSLLAENESPQFKPLPHTKFKYHLQGKKNIPEMAHQLASWLAEVVAKVTATEYRPIPDNAPQIRAEILAQYPQVTLESLLAYCWEHGIAVAYFNHYPDKSRKITGMIQWQDSKPVIILSGKSTIPARLAFNLSHELGHLALGHIQLGQGILVDDTIDPASEDQEEIASTEIAVKLLVNQLDNYFGTRKFKNARNFQSNIQKILEHDSTIDPCAIAFNYCWHNTDHWGLSIELAKYLGCAKGGDQMINSILCKQIEWSNLTDDQADYLEQILGV, from the coding sequence TTGATTTTACAAAGGGAAGTAACTATTCAATTTTTTCAGAATCTCAGTCCACACACAGATCCTTGCTCAAATTTTTTTAGGGAGGGCAAGCCAATGACACAAGCACTAACCATGTCTGCAATTCTGAGTAAAGTCGCTCAGTTAGGGTTTCCTAAAAAATATATTAAAGAGATGGGGCTTCCTAGTTGGTGGGCCGATGAACTGAATAAGAATCCTGCAAGCGTTCTTGAAGGAGCTGGCCACATTGCTCAACGCCTAAACTTAGATCTAAAAAGCCTCCTCGCTGAGAACGAAAGTCCCCAGTTTAAGCCGTTGCCCCATACCAAGTTTAAGTATCATCTCCAGGGGAAAAAAAATATTCCTGAAATGGCCCATCAACTTGCTTCCTGGCTGGCCGAAGTTGTTGCCAAAGTAACAGCGACTGAGTATCGCCCTATTCCCGATAATGCTCCTCAAATCCGTGCTGAAATTCTTGCTCAGTATCCCCAAGTAACCCTAGAGAGCTTATTAGCCTACTGCTGGGAACACGGGATCGCCGTAGCCTACTTTAACCACTACCCAGATAAAAGTCGCAAAATCACTGGTATGATTCAGTGGCAAGACTCTAAGCCTGTAATCATTCTTAGTGGTAAATCAACCATTCCAGCCCGCCTAGCCTTTAACTTAAGCCACGAGCTAGGGCATTTAGCCTTGGGACACATTCAACTAGGCCAGGGCATTCTTGTAGATGACACGATTGACCCTGCCTCTGAAGACCAAGAAGAAATAGCCAGTACCGAAATAGCGGTGAAGTTATTAGTGAATCAGTTGGATAACTACTTTGGGACACGCAAATTCAAAAATGCAAGGAATTTTCAGAGTAATATTCAGAAAATACTGGAACATGATTCAACTATTGATCCCTGTGCCATAGCATTTAACTATTGTTGGCATAATACAGATCACTGGGGACTCTCTATAGAGTTAGCTAAATATCTTGGTTGTGCTAAAGGGGGTGATCAAATGATCAATAGCATCCTATGCAAGCAGATAGAGTGGTCAAATTTAACTGATGATCAAGCAGATTACTTAGAGCAAATACTTGGAGTATAA
- a CDS encoding TIGR02652 family protein, with protein sequence MIQPGFHYPIFGPEIRCPHCRQVIQALTLTDTYLCSRHGPFEADPKTEELVHLQSGRLWRQWQGEWYRQHTHPDGIRFEIHDALDRLYTQGYRATKVVIAQRYQELFTHYLERNTPWRGPSEPHMLRLFGLPIEFSPTPAEDPRWDVINFDLAKEPGTPIRPPYFRMFD encoded by the coding sequence ATGATCCAACCTGGCTTTCACTACCCTATTTTTGGCCCTGAAATCCGTTGTCCCCACTGTCGGCAGGTGATCCAAGCTCTAACCTTGACAGACACCTACCTCTGTTCTCGCCATGGCCCCTTTGAGGCGGATCCCAAGACCGAGGAACTGGTACATCTGCAATCAGGACGGCTGTGGCGACAATGGCAAGGGGAATGGTATCGCCAACATACCCACCCCGATGGGATTCGCTTTGAAATCCACGATGCCCTCGATCGCCTTTATACCCAAGGCTACCGAGCAACAAAGGTGGTGATTGCCCAACGCTATCAGGAACTATTTACCCACTACCTTGAACGAAATACTCCTTGGCGTGGCCCCTCAGAACCCCATATGTTACGGCTTTTTGGTTTACCCATTGAATTTAGTCCAACGCCGGCAGAGGATCCCCGCTGGGATGTCATTAACTTTGACTTAGCCAAGGAACCGGGAACGCCAATTCGCCCGCCCTACTTTCGCATGTTTGATTAA
- a CDS encoding diflavin flavoprotein produces the protein MVVAPQTRSARLTLQVMEVAPDTTALRCLDWDRERFDIEFALENGTTYNSFLIRGEKTALVDTSHQKFGDRYLEKLWDLIDPADLDYLVISHTEPDHSGLVKDVLAKAPQVIVVGSKVALQFLSALVHEPFQTKQIKNGDRLDLGQNHTLEFIMAPNLHWPDTILTFDHGTETLFTCDVFGMHYCADDPFDSDPDVIAADFRFYYDCLMGPNARSVLSALKRMANLPEPKLIATGHGPLLQEHIPDWIESYRLWSQEQAKAATTVALFYQGEYGYSEPLVAAISRGASKTGVVVETMDITNVDLQDIRELVDAAAGIIIGMPASDSTCQAALSTMLAAAHSKQAIGLFEVGAMDSEPAYPLINQFRDLGLTPVFPVIRVGETLSDALLQEAEEAGTDMGQWLLRDRTVKQMKSLDTDLDKALGRLSGGLYIITAQKGNINSAMLASWVAQASLEPLGITIAVAKDRAIESFLHVGDTFVLNVLEDGNYQLLMRHFLKRFPPGGDRFADVKTYPASNGSPILADALAYLECTVISRMDAHDHWLVYSTITVGRISKPDALTAVHHRKVGNHY, from the coding sequence ATGGTTGTTGCACCCCAAACTCGTTCGGCTCGGTTAACCCTACAGGTGATGGAGGTTGCCCCAGATACCACGGCTCTCCGTTGCCTAGATTGGGATCGGGAGCGATTTGATATTGAGTTTGCCCTAGAAAATGGCACGACCTATAACTCCTTTTTAATTCGGGGTGAAAAAACAGCCCTCGTCGATACGTCCCATCAAAAATTTGGCGATCGCTACCTGGAAAAACTATGGGACTTAATTGACCCCGCTGACCTAGATTACTTAGTCATTAGTCATACCGAGCCGGATCACAGTGGCTTAGTAAAGGATGTTCTGGCAAAAGCACCCCAAGTGATCGTGGTGGGTTCCAAGGTTGCTCTGCAATTTCTCAGCGCCCTAGTCCATGAACCGTTTCAAACCAAACAAATCAAAAATGGCGATCGCCTAGACCTAGGCCAGAACCACACCCTCGAATTTATCATGGCTCCAAATTTACATTGGCCCGATACGATTTTGACCTTTGACCACGGCACCGAGACCCTCTTTACCTGCGATGTTTTTGGTATGCACTACTGTGCCGATGATCCCTTTGATAGTGATCCCGATGTCATTGCCGCAGATTTTCGCTTTTATTACGATTGTTTGATGGGCCCCAATGCCCGCTCTGTCCTATCTGCCCTGAAACGGATGGCCAACCTACCGGAACCCAAGCTCATTGCCACCGGTCACGGCCCCCTGCTCCAGGAGCATATTCCCGATTGGATTGAATCCTATCGGCTGTGGAGTCAAGAACAGGCCAAAGCTGCTACTACCGTCGCCCTTTTTTATCAAGGGGAGTACGGCTACAGTGAGCCATTAGTGGCGGCCATTAGTCGAGGAGCCAGTAAAACCGGCGTGGTTGTGGAAACCATGGATATCACAAATGTGGACTTGCAAGATATTCGTGAACTAGTGGATGCGGCGGCGGGAATTATTATTGGTATGCCCGCCAGTGATAGTACTTGTCAGGCGGCCTTGAGTACGATGTTGGCGGCGGCTCACAGTAAGCAGGCCATTGGGCTTTTTGAAGTGGGGGCAATGGATTCAGAGCCGGCCTATCCCCTGATCAACCAATTCCGTGATTTAGGTCTAACCCCCGTTTTTCCGGTGATTCGGGTGGGGGAAACCCTCAGTGATGCCCTTTTGCAGGAGGCAGAGGAAGCCGGTACGGATATGGGGCAGTGGTTACTGCGCGATCGCACCGTTAAACAAATGAAATCCCTAGATACGGATTTGGATAAGGCCCTGGGACGGTTGAGTGGCGGACTGTATATTATTACTGCCCAGAAGGGAAACATTAACAGTGCCATGCTGGCCTCCTGGGTAGCCCAGGCCAGTCTGGAACCCCTAGGCATTACTATTGCGGTGGCCAAGGATCGGGCGATCGAATCCTTTCTCCATGTTGGTGATACCTTTGTTCTGAATGTTTTAGAGGATGGCAACTATCAACTCTTAATGCGCCATTTCCTGAAACGATTCCCCCCCGGGGGCGATCGCTTTGCCGATGTCAAAACCTATCCTGCCAGTAATGGGAGTCCCATCTTGGCCGATGCCCTAGCTTACCTAGAATGCACGGTGATCAGTCGGATGGATGCCCACGATCACTGGTTAGTGTATAGCACGATCACGGTGGGGCGAATTTCTAAGCCGGATGCCCTAACGGCCGTTCATCATCGCAAGGTGGGGAATCATTACTAA
- a CDS encoding protochlorophyllide reductase → MSDQQLPTAIITGASSGVGLYGAKALAEKGWHVVMACRNLEKAKAAAEEVKIPGDRYTILHLDLASLDSVRKFVDEFRATGRSLAALVCNAAVYYPLLKEPRYTVDGYEESVATNHLGHFLLCNLMLQDLKNSSALEKRLIILGTVTANSKELGGKIPIPAPPDLGDLQGLAAGFKAPISMINGKPFKSGKAYKDSKLCNMLTTRELHRRFHESTGIVFNSLYPGCVADTPLFRNHFPLFQTLFPLFQKNITGGYVTQELAGQRLAAVVADSEFHQSGVHWSWGNRQKQGRKAFVQELSAEGSDDQKAQRLWDLSAQLVGLA, encoded by the coding sequence ATGTCAGATCAGCAACTTCCCACAGCAATTATTACCGGTGCCTCCTCTGGTGTTGGCCTCTATGGTGCTAAGGCCCTCGCTGAAAAAGGCTGGCATGTGGTCATGGCCTGTCGCAATCTCGAAAAAGCGAAAGCTGCGGCAGAAGAGGTCAAGATTCCTGGCGATCGCTACACCATTCTGCACTTAGATCTAGCCTCCTTGGACTCGGTACGGAAATTTGTGGATGAGTTTCGAGCCACGGGGCGATCGCTGGCGGCCTTGGTCTGCAATGCAGCGGTTTACTATCCTCTGCTGAAGGAACCCCGCTACACCGTCGATGGTTATGAAGAAAGTGTGGCCACCAATCATCTGGGTCATTTCTTACTGTGTAATTTAATGCTCCAGGATCTAAAAAATTCTTCTGCTCTAGAAAAAAGGCTCATTATCTTAGGTACTGTAACCGCCAACAGTAAGGAATTGGGAGGTAAAATTCCCATTCCAGCACCGCCAGACTTGGGAGATTTACAGGGGTTGGCGGCGGGCTTCAAGGCCCCCATTAGTATGATCAATGGCAAACCCTTTAAGTCAGGGAAAGCTTACAAAGATAGTAAATTGTGTAATATGCTCACCACCCGTGAGTTACACCGTCGTTTCCACGAGTCTACGGGTATTGTTTTTAACTCGTTGTACCCTGGCTGTGTGGCAGATACCCCCCTCTTTCGGAATCACTTTCCCCTCTTCCAGACACTATTTCCACTGTTTCAAAAAAATATTACCGGCGGCTATGTCACCCAGGAGTTGGCGGGGCAGCGGTTAGCCGCAGTGGTCGCTGATTCAGAATTCCATCAGTCTGGGGTGCATTGGAGTTGGGGAAACCGACAAAAACAAGGGCGCAAGGCCTTTGTGCAGGAGCTTTCAGCGGAAGGCAGTGATGATCAAAAGGCTCAACGGTTATGGGATTTGAGTGCCCAGCTTGTCGGTTTAGCCTAG
- a CDS encoding NAD(P)/FAD-dependent oxidoreductase, translating to MAQAPQLPIVQLAQPRIVVLGAGFAGLQVVRSLRHVKAEILLVDRHSYHTFVPLLYQVATAILPPQAIAYPIIEALRGHKNTQFLVTEIREINFTAQQVDTENGSIPYDYLVIATGSQSEFFQVPGAQDYGFPLRNLQHALRFHQHFLQTIERIQREANPQPLEIAIVGGGATGVELAGSLAELGRRPPPWLGGVRVQIYLIQGGASLLPDFAPRLRQYTLKRLQQLGVTVLLNHRVVQVSETRLELMNGCVIETSTVLWAAGVRAALPLMSPPAQTVGRKKLPVDPTLQWQGAENVYVIGDSAWLKQTRGLAPEALQQGRKVAENLQRQLQGKAPKPFHYFNKGRMAIIEAKSAIAEIGPIKLTGWFPWLLWLIIHWFYLPGAWPRGVVLVSWWQTYGRGRRFLSQRLFFHPRD from the coding sequence ATGGCTCAAGCCCCGCAATTACCGATTGTTCAACTTGCTCAACCGCGTATTGTGGTCTTAGGAGCAGGTTTTGCTGGACTTCAGGTGGTGCGATCGCTACGCCATGTAAAGGCAGAGATTCTCCTGGTTGATCGCCACAGCTATCACACCTTTGTGCCGCTCCTCTACCAGGTGGCCACGGCAATTTTGCCACCCCAGGCGATCGCCTATCCCATTATTGAGGCGTTACGGGGCCATAAAAATACTCAGTTTCTGGTGACGGAAATCCGGGAAATTAATTTCACCGCCCAGCAAGTTGACACCGAAAATGGCTCCATTCCCTACGATTATTTAGTCATTGCCACCGGCAGTCAAAGCGAATTTTTCCAGGTTCCCGGTGCCCAGGACTATGGCTTTCCCCTGCGAAACCTCCAGCACGCCCTACGGTTCCATCAGCATTTCCTCCAAACCATTGAAAGAATTCAAAGAGAGGCCAATCCCCAACCCCTAGAGATCGCCATTGTCGGGGGTGGAGCCACGGGGGTTGAATTGGCGGGTTCCCTGGCCGAACTTGGACGGCGGCCACCGCCATGGTTAGGGGGGGTAAGGGTACAGATTTATCTCATTCAAGGGGGGGCAAGTCTTTTGCCGGATTTTGCGCCGCGACTACGCCAATACACCCTCAAGCGTTTGCAACAATTGGGGGTGACGGTTCTCCTGAATCATCGGGTAGTTCAGGTCTCGGAAACGAGGCTAGAACTGATGAATGGCTGTGTCATTGAGACTTCGACCGTCCTTTGGGCGGCTGGCGTTCGGGCGGCCCTGCCGTTAATGTCTCCGCCAGCTCAAACCGTCGGCCGTAAAAAGTTGCCAGTGGATCCTACCCTGCAATGGCAAGGGGCGGAAAATGTCTACGTCATTGGCGATAGTGCCTGGCTGAAACAGACCAGGGGACTGGCTCCCGAAGCCCTACAACAGGGCCGAAAGGTGGCCGAAAATTTGCAGCGACAACTCCAAGGCAAGGCCCCAAAACCCTTTCACTATTTTAATAAAGGGCGCATGGCGATCATTGAGGCTAAATCAGCGATCGCCGAAATTGGCCCGATCAAACTAACGGGCTGGTTCCCTTGGCTCCTATGGTTAATCATCCACTGGTTTTACTTACCCGGTGCTTGGCCCCGTGGCGTAGTCCTCGTGAGTTGGTGGCAAACCTATGGTCGGGGCCGTCGCTTCCTGAGTCAACGCCTGTTTTTTCATCCCCGCGACTAG
- a CDS encoding histone deacetylase — protein sequence MVTVIYSDKFLEHRAPSFHFETPERLRTIVQKLHTVSEDIQWQEPTSLEQRSPLPLLQAIHTPEYLDGLKQLADKGGGWLDADTFVAEPSYEVALLAVNAWLDGVDRVLEGHQPVFVLARPPGHHALPARGMGFCLLANGAIAAYYALQQPGIQRVAILDWDVHHGNGTQAIVENHANIAYCSLHEGDHYPYTGSAEEKGVYGNILNIPLLAGTGSQDYRQQFSDQVIPFLEAFNPDLLMISAGYDSHAADPLGDINLQASDYQWLTEQCLALTRQIVFGLEGGYHLGALADSVAATLAPCHPKA from the coding sequence ATGGTAACGGTCATTTACTCCGATAAATTCTTAGAGCATCGGGCCCCATCCTTCCATTTTGAGACCCCAGAACGGCTACGGACGATCGTTCAGAAACTCCATACCGTTAGCGAGGATATCCAGTGGCAGGAACCCACATCCTTAGAGCAACGCTCTCCCCTGCCCCTGCTCCAGGCCATACATACTCCCGAATACCTAGACGGCCTCAAACAGTTGGCGGACAAGGGCGGTGGTTGGCTGGATGCGGATACCTTTGTGGCTGAACCCAGTTACGAAGTGGCTCTGTTGGCGGTGAATGCTTGGTTGGATGGGGTGGATCGGGTGTTAGAGGGTCATCAGCCCGTCTTTGTTTTAGCCCGTCCGCCGGGGCATCATGCCCTACCCGCACGGGGAATGGGGTTTTGTTTATTGGCCAATGGGGCGATCGCGGCCTATTATGCCCTGCAACAGCCAGGGATTCAGCGAGTTGCCATCTTAGATTGGGATGTTCACCATGGCAATGGAACCCAGGCGATCGTTGAGAATCATGCCAATATTGCCTACTGTTCACTCCATGAGGGAGATCACTACCCCTATACAGGCAGTGCCGAGGAAAAAGGTGTTTACGGAAATATTTTGAATATTCCCCTGTTGGCTGGAACTGGCTCCCAGGACTATCGGCAGCAGTTTAGTGATCAGGTCATTCCCTTTTTAGAGGCATTTAACCCAGACCTATTAATGATTAGTGCTGGTTATGATAGCCATGCCGCCGATCCCCTAGGGGATATTAATTTACAAGCTAGTGATTATCAGTGGTTGACAGAGCAATGTTTGGCATTAACGCGCCAGATTGTCTTTGGTTTAGAAGGGGGATATCACCTAGGGGCCCTGGCTGATTCGGTGGCTGCAACTTTAGCTCCATGTCATCCAAAAGCTTAG
- the frr gene encoding ribosome recycling factor encodes MKLADVEERMQKSVEATQHDFNSVRTGRASISLLDRITVEYYGTETPLRSLANISTPDASTITIQPYDRSSLAQIEKAIQLSDLGLTPNNDGTVVRLNIPPLTTDRRKELVKTVSKLAEAGKVSIRNIRRDAIDGVKKQGKSGELSEDQAKDLQDQVQKLTDKYIAKVDEILSEKEKDIMTV; translated from the coding sequence GTGAAATTAGCTGATGTTGAAGAGCGTATGCAAAAGTCCGTTGAAGCAACCCAGCATGACTTTAACAGTGTTCGCACAGGCCGAGCCAGCATTTCCCTCCTAGATCGGATCACCGTGGAATACTATGGTACGGAAACCCCCCTGCGATCCCTGGCGAATATTTCCACACCGGATGCCAGTACGATTACGATTCAACCCTACGATCGCTCCAGCCTGGCTCAAATTGAAAAGGCCATTCAATTGTCGGACTTGGGCCTAACCCCCAATAATGATGGAACCGTTGTCCGCCTTAATATTCCCCCGCTCACTACCGATCGCCGTAAAGAACTGGTTAAAACCGTCTCTAAATTAGCGGAAGCGGGGAAGGTATCCATTCGTAATATTCGCCGAGATGCCATTGATGGCGTGAAAAAACAGGGCAAAAGTGGCGAACTCTCCGAAGATCAAGCCAAAGACCTACAAGATCAAGTGCAAAAACTCACCGATAAGTACATTGCTAAGGTTGACGAAATCTTATCCGAAAAGGAAAAAGATATTATGACGGTATAA
- the pyrH gene encoding UMP kinase, whose translation MSPKYRRVLLKLSGEALMGDMPYGIDPKIVQAFASEITQVIRAGVQIAIVVGGGNIFRGMKGAAAGMDRATADYIGMIATVMNAMTLQDALEQMEIPTRVQTAIAMQEVAEPYIRRRAMRHLEKGRVVIFGAGSGNPFFTTDTTAALRAAEIDAEVIFKATKVDGVYDDDPRKNPQARRYKSLTYTHALTHNLAVMDSTAIALCKDNNIPIIVFSLNEPGNICRALLGESIGTIVGGSCEIS comes from the coding sequence ATGAGTCCCAAGTATCGCCGTGTCTTGCTAAAGCTAAGTGGTGAAGCACTCATGGGAGATATGCCCTACGGGATTGATCCTAAAATTGTGCAAGCCTTTGCCAGTGAAATTACCCAGGTCATCCGAGCGGGTGTGCAGATTGCCATTGTAGTGGGTGGCGGGAATATTTTTCGAGGGATGAAGGGGGCGGCAGCGGGGATGGATCGGGCCACGGCTGACTATATCGGCATGATTGCCACAGTGATGAATGCCATGACCCTCCAGGATGCCCTAGAGCAAATGGAGATTCCCACCCGCGTCCAGACGGCGATCGCCATGCAAGAGGTGGCCGAACCCTATATTCGTCGAAGGGCCATGCGCCACCTAGAAAAAGGCCGGGTGGTCATTTTTGGGGCCGGTTCTGGCAATCCCTTTTTTACCACCGATACCACCGCCGCCCTCCGGGCCGCTGAGATTGATGCCGAAGTTATTTTTAAGGCCACAAAAGTGGATGGGGTATACGATGACGACCCCCGCAAAAATCCCCAGGCCCGGCGATACAAAAGCCTCACCTATACCCATGCCCTCACCCATAATTTAGCGGTGATGGACAGTACGGCGATCGCCCTGTGTAAAGATAATAATATCCCGATCATTGTGTTTAGCTTGAACGAACCGGGTAATATTTGTCGCGCCCTCTTGGGTGAGTCCATTGGTACGATTGTGGGAGGCTCCTGTGAAATTAGCTGA
- a CDS encoding CAAD domain-containing protein, translated as MSHEFENGPVEAEADVTPEVTTSEPAAFEVDSSPSGQLASMSESMPGGMTEEQLQQAREKLYWILTVFPEQVGAFFGEYKQPLTTLFIILATVPFVALAVAILEVINVIPFLAPTFQLVGFGYSSWFIYRYLLFADRRQEFSQTIDDYKTRILGDILNTSEGDQE; from the coding sequence ATGAGTCATGAATTCGAGAATGGCCCCGTTGAGGCTGAAGCCGACGTTACCCCCGAAGTCACCACCAGTGAGCCTGCGGCCTTTGAGGTTGACTCTAGCCCATCGGGTCAACTCGCCTCAATGTCAGAATCAATGCCCGGCGGTATGACGGAAGAGCAATTGCAACAGGCCCGGGAAAAGCTTTACTGGATCTTAACGGTCTTCCCGGAGCAGGTGGGGGCATTTTTTGGGGAGTACAAGCAACCCCTCACGACCCTCTTTATTATTTTGGCAACGGTTCCCTTTGTCGCCCTAGCGGTGGCCATTTTAGAAGTGATCAATGTCATTCCCTTCCTCGCTCCGACCTTTCAACTGGTGGGTTTTGGCTACAGTAGTTGGTTTATTTATCGCTATCTGTTGTTTGCCGATCGCCGTCAAGAATTTTCCCAAACCATTGATGACTACAAGACCCGAATTTTAGGGGATATTCTCAACACCAGTGAGGGAGATCAGGAATAA
- a CDS encoding YHS domain-containing (seleno)protein, which produces MKLIYCAFLTSLALITTGYIYHGNASSPSPEGGVVAQNRVDPCAAANPCAAKDPCAAKNPCASKDPCAAKDPCAAARQSSLIYRDRGNIALKGQDVVSYFTQGKAMPGSNQYTYEWQGAIWQFSSAANRDRFAKNPSQYAPQYGGYCAKAMAEGNIAPTDPDAWHIHQGKLYLNYDKSVQAQWLRDVPGNIALANKNYPGVLASR; this is translated from the coding sequence ATGAAGCTCATTTATTGTGCCTTTTTAACCTCCCTTGCCCTAATTACCACTGGATATATTTACCACGGCAATGCCTCTAGCCCCAGTCCTGAAGGGGGAGTGGTTGCCCAAAATCGAGTGGATCCCTGCGCTGCGGCTAATCCCTGCGCTGCAAAAGACCCCTGCGCGGCTAAAAATCCCTGTGCCTCAAAGGATCCCTGTGCAGCGAAAGACCCCTGTGCTGCCGCTCGTCAATCATCCTTGATTTATCGCGATCGCGGTAATATTGCCCTCAAAGGTCAGGATGTGGTCAGCTATTTTACCCAAGGGAAAGCAATGCCTGGGAGCAACCAATATACCTATGAATGGCAAGGTGCCATCTGGCAATTTAGTAGTGCGGCCAACCGCGATCGCTTTGCTAAAAACCCCAGTCAGTACGCGCCCCAGTACGGTGGTTATTGCGCCAAGGCTATGGCAGAAGGAAATATTGCCCCTACGGATCCGGACGCATGGCATATCCATCAGGGCAAGCTATATCTGAACTATGATAAGTCCGTGCAAGCCCAATGGCTGCGAGATGTACCGGGTAATATTGCCCTAGCCAACAAAAACTACCCTGGAGTGCTCGCTTCGCGATAG
- a CDS encoding cupin: MIYFATTDGSMETVELPEVEPSQDSPYRLYRFLTDLEDILARVQGDRPRLEAIFPLVQRLLRDSPWLYYPDLVPHPQTGWAVQTLYDEPFYPLTVQRVAWAAGATSPIHNHGTWGIVAILQGEEKNTFYQRSPQPAYPHRLELGDECTLGQDQMIGFFADAIHHVQALDQGPTLSFNLYGETNYDQRWQFDLATHSARLF; the protein is encoded by the coding sequence ATGATCTATTTTGCGACCACCGACGGCTCTATGGAAACGGTTGAATTACCAGAGGTGGAGCCGTCCCAGGATTCCCCCTATCGCCTCTATCGCTTTCTGACGGATTTAGAGGATATTTTGGCTCGGGTTCAGGGCGATCGCCCGCGTCTAGAAGCTATCTTCCCCTTGGTGCAGCGGCTTTTGCGGGACTCTCCCTGGTTGTACTACCCAGATTTGGTGCCCCATCCGCAAACGGGTTGGGCAGTGCAGACCCTCTATGATGAACCCTTCTATCCCTTAACGGTGCAGCGGGTGGCTTGGGCGGCGGGGGCCACATCTCCCATCCATAACCATGGTACCTGGGGAATTGTTGCTATTTTGCAAGGAGAAGAAAAAAATACCTTTTACCAGCGATCGCCCCAACCGGCCTATCCCCACCGCCTAGAACTTGGGGACGAATGCACCCTAGGGCAAGACCAGATGATTGGTTTTTTTGCCGATGCCATCCACCACGTCCAAGCCCTAGACCAGGGCCCCACCCTTAGCTTTAACCTGTACGGTGAGACCAACTACGATCAACGCTGGCAATTTGATCTAGCTACCCATTCTGCTCGTTTATTCTAG
- a CDS encoding sigma-70 family RNA polymerase sigma factor has product MILSNLSDAELLQTLRKGRQGALGVLYDRYGALVYRLGARVLGNLEEAEDLTQEIFSSLVHKAYNPERGSLRAYLTVLTRSRAIDRLRKVRSQQDMLRRLQHISANHTPAKDMDDSYLSHRVITALQQLPDTHRQVLEMAYYSGMSQSEISEHLELPLGTVKSRARSGLIQLKRLLEDLREQP; this is encoded by the coding sequence ATGATCCTCTCAAATCTGAGTGATGCGGAGTTACTGCAAACCCTACGGAAGGGTCGCCAGGGGGCCCTGGGGGTACTGTACGATCGCTATGGAGCCTTGGTGTATCGGTTAGGGGCCCGGGTACTGGGAAATCTGGAGGAAGCTGAAGACCTTACCCAGGAAATTTTCAGTTCCTTGGTGCATAAAGCCTACAATCCTGAGCGCGGCTCCTTGAGGGCTTACCTTACCGTTTTAACCCGCTCCCGGGCCATTGATCGCCTCCGCAAGGTGAGATCCCAGCAGGATATGTTAAGGCGTTTACAGCACATTTCCGCCAACCACACCCCGGCCAAGGATATGGATGATAGTTACCTCAGTCATCGAGTAATCACTGCCCTGCAACAGTTACCCGATACCCATCGTCAAGTCCTAGAAATGGCCTACTACAGTGGCATGAGTCAATCAGAAATTTCCGAACATTTAGAGCTGCCCTTGGGAACCGTGAAGTCTCGGGCCCGCAGTGGCTTGATTCAACTCAAACGCCTACTCGAAGACTTGAGGGAGCAGCCATGA